In Marinomonas posidonica IVIA-Po-181, a single window of DNA contains:
- a CDS encoding amphi-Trp domain-containing protein — protein sequence MKSKTEFKYEALLDPDDIQDVLKALSKGLSKGKLTFSDEKEGTLAIEPKGLLRLKVTASDDEDSQQFEVKVRWEKHPKRLNKNAPKIS from the coding sequence ATGAAGTCAAAAACTGAGTTTAAGTACGAAGCTCTGCTGGATCCTGATGACATTCAAGATGTGTTGAAAGCGCTTTCAAAAGGCCTGAGTAAGGGGAAGCTGACCTTCAGTGATGAAAAAGAAGGCACGCTAGCCATTGAACCAAAAGGATTACTACGCTTAAAGGTTACCGCTTCAGACGACGAAGACAGCCAGCAATTTGAAGTCAAAGTGCGTTGGGAAAAACACCCTAAACGCTTAAATAAAAATGCGCCTAAAATTAGTTAG
- a CDS encoding HprK-related kinase B — translation MIQNILDLTHVETHFATCLHQTQFQFAQLQVRVHATELSLIEDLMEYYKSYLPVTQPITSSMDLYVMEQAAAGDELNWLEVPREVGKQGRKEGYLDVSGGRWIKKFKTGMSFLQRPDQLVALGPCSVNLAQIINFINNQFLNHFLRQDFTLGHASAFSVQGQVTAIAAGAGGGKSTLMLRCLEKDTRDFLTNDRILFKKVGNSTETIGLAKLPRVNPGTLLYSERLRHILPESRQQALSSMPTSELWSLEEKYDVQIEDDYGPNRVQLTGQLVNLIMLDWSLDSPEETRLERVDLSQEPDVIEGLRKRPGPFYQDNQGVFADLNVIDSTEHYVDQLANVTVYRLAGKIDFDLGYQLIAQLATA, via the coding sequence ATGATACAGAACATTTTAGACCTGACTCATGTGGAAACGCATTTCGCCACCTGTCTTCATCAAACCCAGTTTCAATTTGCGCAATTGCAAGTCAGGGTTCATGCCACAGAGCTTAGTCTGATTGAAGACTTGATGGAGTATTACAAGAGTTATTTGCCTGTCACTCAACCCATCACATCGAGTATGGATTTATATGTGATGGAGCAAGCAGCGGCTGGGGATGAGTTGAACTGGTTAGAAGTTCCTCGTGAGGTAGGAAAGCAAGGTCGTAAAGAAGGCTACTTGGATGTGTCGGGTGGCCGTTGGATTAAGAAGTTCAAAACCGGTATGTCTTTTTTACAGCGTCCAGATCAGCTGGTGGCACTTGGTCCGTGTTCGGTTAACTTAGCACAAATCATTAATTTCATTAACAATCAATTTTTGAACCACTTCTTGCGTCAAGACTTTACCCTTGGTCATGCCTCGGCGTTTAGTGTACAAGGTCAGGTGACGGCAATTGCCGCCGGTGCTGGTGGTGGTAAGTCGACCTTGATGTTGCGCTGCCTTGAAAAGGACACACGTGACTTTTTAACCAATGACCGCATCCTGTTTAAGAAAGTTGGCAATAGTACAGAAACCATAGGCTTGGCTAAATTGCCTCGGGTTAATCCGGGCACGTTATTGTATTCGGAACGCTTACGTCATATCTTGCCTGAGTCTCGTCAGCAAGCTTTATCTTCTATGCCGACCAGTGAACTTTGGTCATTAGAAGAGAAATACGATGTGCAAATTGAAGATGATTACGGTCCTAATCGAGTTCAGTTAACCGGTCAACTGGTGAATTTGATCATGCTGGATTGGTCTTTGGATAGTCCAGAAGAAACCCGATTAGAGCGGGTTGACTTGTCTCAGGAGCCAGATGTGATTGAAGGGCTACGCAAACGCCCTGGGCCTTTTTATCAAGACAATCAAGGCGTATTTGCAGATTTAAATGTCATTGATTCGACAGAGCATTATGTCGATCAGTTAGCGAATGTGACCGTGTATCGTTTGGCTGGGAAAATTGACTTTGATTTGGGTTATCAATTGATTGCTCAGCTTGCGACAGCATAA
- a CDS encoding GAK system ATP-grasp enzyme — MSKPKIGVIGIPGKWSTEVLADRLEAQTGFRAVIDMNQVELCLDSQGLMYQGLDLTTLDGLIIKKISEVYSPATEDRLRLLSYAEQAGVRLFSPTHSVGNLINRLAGTLALQHGQIPMPKTRVTENLELAFETVRAFGSAILKPLYSTKARGMIMLTQEDSDEFVRNALEEYRQLQSIYYIQQTVNLDGRDLGMVFVGGEYVCTYARVGNEDSWNTTINSGGRYEGFEPDAELIELGRKAQACYDLSFTTVDIALTDQGPVVFEVSAFGGFKGALEGCGVDAAEVYADYVLKEVAKS, encoded by the coding sequence TTGAGTAAACCTAAAATTGGGGTGATTGGTATCCCTGGAAAGTGGTCCACAGAAGTCTTAGCCGATCGTTTAGAGGCCCAAACAGGGTTTCGCGCTGTGATTGATATGAATCAGGTTGAGTTATGTTTAGACAGCCAAGGTTTGATGTATCAAGGGCTGGATCTAACCACGCTGGACGGTTTGATCATCAAGAAGATCAGTGAAGTCTATTCTCCTGCGACGGAAGACCGTTTGCGTTTGCTGTCTTACGCTGAGCAAGCAGGTGTGCGCTTGTTTAGCCCAACCCACAGTGTCGGTAATCTGATTAATCGTCTGGCGGGCACCTTAGCGTTACAGCATGGGCAGATTCCGATGCCAAAAACTCGCGTCACCGAAAACCTTGAACTCGCTTTTGAGACGGTAAGAGCGTTTGGTTCGGCCATTTTAAAGCCGCTGTATTCTACCAAAGCCCGCGGCATGATTATGTTGACTCAAGAAGACAGTGATGAGTTTGTACGCAACGCATTAGAAGAGTATCGCCAGCTGCAATCCATTTATTATATTCAGCAGACGGTAAATCTAGATGGACGTGATTTAGGGATGGTGTTCGTCGGGGGAGAGTATGTGTGTACCTATGCTCGTGTCGGCAATGAGGATTCTTGGAACACAACGATTAACAGTGGTGGCCGTTATGAAGGTTTTGAACCGGATGCGGAGCTGATTGAATTGGGGCGCAAAGCACAAGCTTGTTATGACTTAAGTTTCACCACAGTAGACATCGCTTTGACGGACCAAGGTCCAGTGGTGTTTGAGGTATCGGCTTTTGGCGGCTTCAAAGGTGCGTTGGAAGGGTGCGGTGTGGATGCCGCTGAAGTATATGCTGATTACGTGCTAAAAGAGGTCGCTAAGTCATGA
- the rarD gene encoding EamA family transporter RarD, with product MPASSKSGLMLAFTAFFLWAIAPIYFKEMSFVPAQEILAHRIIWSCILVFVLIFLLRYSKALITALTSKKVLMSMLASTLLIGFNWGTFIWAVQNNQMLSASLGYYINPLISILLGVVFFKEKLDPIRQLAVALCFCAVVFEVFQFGSLPWVALVLAVTFGVYGLIRKKAAVDSFTGMAIETSFMLPIAIIYLLLSPSPTANLLDNNATINWLLFASGPVTMVPLMCFAAAANRVNMSTLGFMQYIGPTGMFILAVFVYDEPLSSDKLITFVLIWSALAMLIFDSIRRLRNARRKPIQPVEPI from the coding sequence ATGCCAGCCTCTTCAAAAAGCGGACTTATGCTTGCTTTCACTGCATTCTTTCTTTGGGCCATTGCCCCGATTTATTTTAAAGAGATGTCGTTTGTTCCAGCACAAGAAATCCTTGCCCACCGTATTATCTGGTCCTGTATTTTGGTCTTTGTGCTGATCTTCCTACTGAGATACAGCAAAGCTCTCATCACGGCTCTGACCTCGAAAAAAGTTCTCATGTCGATGCTCGCCTCTACCCTATTAATTGGATTTAACTGGGGGACGTTTATATGGGCAGTACAAAATAATCAAATGCTCAGTGCCAGCTTAGGGTATTACATCAACCCTTTGATCAGCATTTTATTAGGTGTCGTATTTTTTAAAGAAAAACTTGATCCCATTCGACAGCTCGCCGTTGCCTTGTGCTTTTGTGCTGTGGTGTTTGAAGTATTCCAATTTGGTTCTCTTCCATGGGTTGCGCTTGTCTTAGCCGTCACATTCGGCGTCTACGGACTAATACGCAAAAAAGCCGCGGTCGACAGCTTCACTGGGATGGCCATTGAAACCAGCTTTATGCTGCCAATTGCCATCATTTATCTGCTTCTAAGCCCATCTCCAACCGCCAACTTACTGGATAATAATGCCACCATTAATTGGTTATTGTTCGCCTCAGGGCCCGTCACCATGGTGCCATTAATGTGTTTTGCAGCGGCCGCGAACCGTGTCAACATGTCGACATTAGGCTTTATGCAATACATAGGTCCCACAGGCATGTTTATCCTAGCGGTATTTGTGTATGACGAACCTCTCAGCTCCGACAAGCTCATCACCTTTGTTTTAATCTGGTCGGCTTTGGCTATGTTGATTTTTGATTCCATTCGTCGCCTGCGCAACGCTCGCCGTAAGCCTATTCAACCGGTCGAACCTATCTAA
- a CDS encoding metallophosphoesterase: protein MLNPIPAIKPHSHHTEIIARLPTEWASWPRDKSSVNNHVLNVEETPSHYTKHKLRWPKYPVVFISDPHADAMAFEASLIAAGVAERKKKSDLGHLTLTKKGKQSEIIIGGDCLDKGPSNLDLLRSVQQLYRLKARVTLLAGNHDLRLLMGLLALARKKDVGNQHLFVRMGKKVVPLFREVFDQYLADTKWDKKIPDEDTCRKRLFPGEAWFKEFPFHAAGFLTAEGIDREVRKMESKNQSFEKHCHASGLSLRQVYAASLKCQQLFLHKKGEFNWFFRKMELVAQRGSFLFLHAGLDDNMGQMLLKSGPKYANKAFHRNLKRRDLFGFYYSSIANTFRTKYRDADLPLTHRGVKAIHKSGIHVVVQGHVNRQEGQRITIKKGLVHVEADITLDSHSRKVEGLTDYGIGATLIDKSTGIVGLSCDYPTAKVMTAKELEGIYQEGHNEGKNHEVKN from the coding sequence ATGCTTAACCCTATTCCTGCTATTAAGCCCCATTCACATCACACTGAGATTATTGCTCGGTTGCCAACAGAATGGGCGTCATGGCCTAGGGACAAAAGCTCGGTGAACAACCATGTGTTAAATGTCGAAGAAACACCTTCTCATTACACTAAACACAAATTACGTTGGCCAAAATACCCTGTGGTGTTTATATCGGATCCTCATGCGGATGCGATGGCGTTTGAAGCCTCTTTAATTGCCGCTGGTGTCGCGGAACGTAAGAAGAAGTCTGATCTTGGCCATTTAACTTTGACGAAAAAAGGCAAGCAGTCTGAGATTATTATTGGTGGCGATTGCTTAGATAAAGGCCCAAGTAATCTGGATTTATTGCGCAGCGTCCAGCAACTTTATCGTCTGAAAGCGCGGGTGACCTTGTTGGCTGGCAACCATGACTTGCGTCTTCTAATGGGGCTATTGGCATTGGCTCGTAAAAAAGATGTGGGCAATCAGCACTTGTTCGTTCGTATGGGCAAAAAGGTGGTGCCGTTATTCAGAGAAGTGTTTGACCAGTACTTGGCCGATACCAAATGGGATAAGAAAATCCCCGATGAAGACACTTGTCGTAAGCGTTTATTTCCAGGTGAAGCTTGGTTTAAAGAGTTTCCATTTCATGCCGCAGGTTTTTTGACCGCAGAAGGGATTGACCGTGAAGTGCGCAAAATGGAGTCGAAGAATCAAAGCTTTGAGAAACATTGCCATGCGTCAGGGTTAAGCCTTCGTCAAGTCTATGCGGCTTCTCTTAAGTGTCAGCAATTGTTTTTGCATAAGAAGGGTGAGTTTAATTGGTTTTTCCGTAAGATGGAGCTGGTCGCCCAGCGTGGGTCTTTCCTGTTTTTACATGCGGGCTTGGACGACAATATGGGCCAAATGCTATTAAAAAGCGGCCCAAAATACGCTAACAAAGCGTTTCATCGTAACCTTAAACGCCGTGATCTATTTGGCTTCTATTACAGCTCTATCGCCAATACTTTTCGTACCAAGTATCGTGATGCCGATCTACCTTTGACCCATCGTGGGGTGAAGGCGATCCATAAGTCGGGGATTCATGTGGTGGTGCAGGGGCATGTCAATCGCCAAGAAGGTCAGCGCATCACCATTAAAAAAGGCCTGGTGCATGTAGAGGCTGACATTACTTTGGATTCGCATTCTCGTAAGGTCGAAGGCTTAACGGATTATGGCATTGGTGCCACGTTAATTGATAAAAGCACAGGCATTGTCGGACTGAGTTGCGATTACCCAACGGCCAAAGTGATGACAGCAAAAGAGCTAGAAGGCATTTATCAAGAAGGTCACAATGAAGGGAAAAATCATGAAGTCAAAAACTGA
- a CDS encoding DNA-3-methyladenine glycosylase I, producing MTLKETKNRCTWADSAPDFPHYHDTEWGFPVAEDQRLFEKLCLETFQSGLSWRTILAKRDSFREAFQHFDIQKVAQFEEKDIADLLENKNIVRNKRKILAVINNAQKALPLIEQEGSLAAFLWGYEPDEATQPPPPETQTTCPESIALAKELKKRGWQFVGPTTIYAFMQSMGMVNDHAEDCFMREEIDQARQEFKRPSRANPSK from the coding sequence ATGACTCTTAAAGAAACAAAAAACCGCTGCACTTGGGCTGATTCTGCTCCCGACTTCCCTCATTACCACGATACAGAATGGGGTTTTCCTGTGGCAGAAGATCAACGTTTGTTTGAAAAACTCTGTTTAGAAACATTCCAATCTGGCTTGAGCTGGCGGACGATATTGGCAAAGCGCGACAGCTTTCGAGAAGCCTTTCAACACTTTGACATTCAGAAAGTCGCCCAGTTCGAAGAAAAAGACATAGCTGACCTGTTAGAGAATAAAAACATCGTCCGTAACAAACGCAAAATCCTCGCCGTCATCAACAATGCTCAAAAAGCCTTACCATTAATTGAACAGGAAGGTTCCCTCGCAGCATTTCTATGGGGCTACGAACCTGACGAAGCCACACAACCGCCGCCCCCAGAGACACAAACCACTTGCCCTGAATCCATCGCGCTTGCCAAGGAACTTAAAAAACGCGGCTGGCAATTCGTTGGACCCACAACCATCTACGCCTTCATGCAGTCCATGGGCATGGTCAATGATCATGCTGAAGATTGCTTTATGCGAGAGGAAATTGATCAAGCTAGACAAGAGTTTAAGCGACCATCCCGAGCTAATCCCTCAAAATAG
- a CDS encoding DMT family transporter, translating into MAGTFFIMIACFTWALDTLIRYPLLGAGYSTLQIVLIEHLTLVVFIAPMLWRYRHVYRHLSLVSLSCLFFIGGVGSAIGTLAFTEAFQYLNPTVVILLQKLQPIVAILLAFWFLKERIEGQFLQWAAVILLGSFVMMWPDLRHLGDAQWHYSNDSMSIIKGYGFTLIAVIAWGAATVCGKYLSHQNVPANAIMSGRFVAGLLVLAPLALVQAETLVSMQISDLGLAILMALLSGFIGMWFYYQGLKTVPAQLATLAELSFPVFAAAINWLFLDMGLTVYQIIGGLMLILGNIGLRMKELRKTELNVVSQRI; encoded by the coding sequence ATGGCAGGAACATTTTTTATCATGATCGCGTGCTTCACGTGGGCATTGGATACGTTAATTCGTTACCCTTTACTGGGCGCGGGTTATAGCACTCTGCAAATCGTTCTAATCGAACACCTTACGCTGGTTGTCTTTATTGCCCCTATGTTGTGGCGCTACCGTCATGTCTATCGGCATTTGTCGCTGGTGAGCTTATCTTGTCTGTTTTTTATTGGTGGTGTTGGCTCTGCCATTGGTACGCTGGCATTTACCGAGGCCTTTCAATATTTGAATCCAACGGTCGTGATTTTGTTGCAAAAATTGCAGCCTATTGTGGCCATTTTACTGGCTTTTTGGTTTCTCAAAGAGCGAATTGAAGGTCAATTTTTACAGTGGGCCGCGGTCATATTACTGGGCAGTTTTGTGATGATGTGGCCAGACCTACGTCATCTTGGAGATGCTCAATGGCATTATTCGAATGACAGCATGAGCATTATAAAAGGTTATGGATTTACCTTGATTGCCGTTATTGCTTGGGGAGCCGCAACCGTTTGTGGCAAGTATTTGTCTCATCAAAATGTGCCTGCAAATGCCATCATGTCTGGTCGCTTTGTGGCCGGTTTGTTGGTGCTGGCTCCCTTGGCCTTGGTGCAAGCTGAGACCTTGGTGAGTATGCAAATTTCGGATTTAGGTTTGGCTATCTTGATGGCCTTGTTGAGCGGTTTCATTGGTATGTGGTTTTATTATCAAGGTCTAAAAACTGTACCAGCACAATTAGCAACCCTTGCAGAACTGTCTTTTCCTGTTTTTGCCGCCGCTATTAATTGGCTCTTCCTTGATATGGGCTTAACGGTTTATCAAATTATTGGTGGGCTAATGCTTATTCTTGGCAACATTGGCTTGCGTATGAAAGAGCTGCGAAAGACAGAGTTAAACGTGGTATCCCAGAGAATCTAA
- the dgt gene encoding dGTPase — protein sequence MDINFKQKVRSNREYNSRDPDDSKVVPLSEFESDRGRVINSAAIRRLQQKTQVFPLERNAAVRSRLTHSMEVQQVGRFISQTIFKNLSKEQQEAYGLSDLERQFESIIEMSCLMHDVGNPSFGHFGEAAINQWFDERIATLFQRDDITDSEANLTGLKTDLCHFEGNAQALRIVHSLQTLNLTYTQLSGILKYTRRGDQAKPDDDQAKAYLQKKVGFYLSELPIVNTINDTLNIQAGNRSPFAYVMEAADDISYCIADIEDAVEKGILKFDELLLRLKEEFQIIIGNQGKYPKINEDDATQMSNLIEKSLWQYKRTNIISDFFVQFRVAINTKSVQYASEQFIEHIEEIFHGSYNQALLEDGSLVHAILDTLKAVAFKHVFCSEEVQKQELQGYRIIAGLLDIYLPLLQLDRISFEKIINQEGQTPLYQTRLCNKIAGRQLAAYHKAMSQFAEFKQEFEEDILRNLSDNAWELYFRCRLIQDYISGMTDQFAYDEYRALHVIES from the coding sequence ATGGACATCAACTTCAAACAGAAAGTTCGTTCTAATCGAGAATATAACAGTCGCGACCCTGATGATTCTAAAGTGGTTCCTTTAAGTGAATTCGAAAGTGATCGAGGGAGAGTTATTAACTCAGCTGCCATTCGTCGCCTACAACAAAAGACGCAAGTCTTTCCATTAGAACGTAACGCCGCGGTTCGCAGCCGCTTAACCCACTCGATGGAAGTACAACAAGTGGGACGTTTTATCAGTCAAACCATCTTTAAAAATCTTTCCAAAGAGCAACAAGAAGCTTATGGCCTGTCGGATTTAGAGCGACAGTTCGAGTCCATTATTGAGATGTCATGCTTAATGCACGACGTCGGCAACCCATCGTTTGGTCACTTTGGTGAAGCGGCTATTAACCAATGGTTTGACGAACGAATCGCCACCTTATTTCAACGTGATGACATTACAGACAGCGAAGCGAATCTCACTGGATTAAAAACCGATCTGTGCCACTTTGAAGGAAATGCTCAGGCTCTTAGGATTGTCCATTCTTTACAGACGTTAAACCTCACTTACACTCAACTTTCCGGCATATTGAAATACACTCGTCGTGGTGATCAAGCCAAACCGGATGACGATCAAGCAAAAGCCTACCTGCAAAAAAAAGTGGGCTTTTATCTAAGCGAGCTGCCCATAGTCAACACCATCAACGACACCCTAAACATTCAAGCCGGAAACCGCTCTCCCTTCGCCTACGTAATGGAAGCGGCTGACGACATTTCTTACTGTATAGCAGACATAGAAGATGCGGTTGAGAAGGGCATTTTAAAGTTTGATGAGCTGTTACTCAGATTAAAAGAAGAGTTCCAAATCATCATAGGCAATCAGGGGAAATACCCTAAGATCAATGAAGATGATGCAACACAAATGTCAAACTTGATCGAAAAAAGTCTATGGCAATACAAACGAACCAACATCATCAGTGATTTTTTCGTGCAATTCAGAGTCGCGATCAACACAAAATCGGTACAGTATGCCAGCGAACAATTTATTGAACACATCGAAGAGATTTTCCATGGCTCCTACAACCAAGCCTTACTCGAAGACGGCAGCCTGGTTCATGCCATATTGGACACATTAAAGGCCGTCGCCTTTAAACACGTATTTTGTTCTGAAGAAGTGCAAAAGCAAGAGCTGCAAGGCTATCGAATTATTGCTGGCCTATTAGACATCTACTTGCCTTTATTGCAACTTGACCGAATAAGCTTTGAGAAAATAATCAATCAAGAAGGCCAAACACCGCTTTATCAAACCCGCCTTTGCAATAAGATCGCCGGTCGCCAACTGGCGGCTTACCACAAAGCCATGTCGCAATTTGCCGAATTTAAACAAGAGTTTGAGGAAGATATTTTACGCAATCTCAGTGATAATGCTTGGGAGCTCTACTTTCGCTGTCGTCTTATCCAAGACTATATCAGCGGCATGACCGATCAATTTGCTTATGACGAATACCGTGCTTTGCATGTAATTGAGAGTTAA
- a CDS encoding GNAT family N-acetyltransferase encodes MKIRKIQSRDALAWSALRIEFLPEIKDISQQEVNDFFLGTYPNIKEVFIALDDTSQNMIGFIELNLRDNIPGSRQQTTPYIEAWFVSPSYQGQGIGKALIKTAENWAREQGFHELGSDAPITNEKSVNLHRQLGFNEVERVVCLLKRLTHDS; translated from the coding sequence ATGAAGATACGTAAAATTCAATCTCGCGATGCGTTAGCTTGGTCAGCGTTGAGAATAGAATTTCTCCCTGAAATCAAAGATATCAGCCAGCAAGAAGTAAATGACTTTTTTCTAGGCACCTATCCTAATATAAAAGAAGTTTTTATTGCACTTGATGATACCAGCCAAAACATGATTGGTTTTATCGAACTAAACCTTCGCGATAACATTCCCGGCAGTCGCCAACAAACTACCCCCTATATTGAAGCTTGGTTTGTCTCCCCTAGTTACCAAGGACAAGGCATTGGCAAAGCGTTAATCAAAACAGCGGAAAACTGGGCGAGAGAGCAAGGCTTTCATGAACTAGGCAGCGATGCGCCAATAACCAATGAAAAAAGCGTCAATCTTCATAGGCAACTTGGCTTTAACGAAGTAGAGCGAGTCGTTTGTCTACTAAAACGGTTAACCCATGACTCTTAA
- a CDS encoding phosphotransferase produces the protein MPSVTNLSAIQEHVYFLLNEVETHCQLVTQFYTSCSTDVLPRIRSRRGYVQTLREKIDLEAAGLLQRRKAKGRFYSRVSAMRSLAVALDSLTQYCFDCVLEGTLDKPYEHPSATACIKLMKKVKRSLDLVKFGLEQEPRRTGIKLGRRIQKLLANYAALQADTLKVKLTLGDDELRASILSNVCLKRLIEQLSVVADALIKSDLGQVASLQNYPHLLDSAANLNYDLSDLKVRRLALTRSGSAIAAISHKDQSGQEVLAVYKEGERSKIEEEVAGVNHWREIDPKLAPCVLAQANEVGEQSSLLIEHIPGKTLEALLLGEDESALSEALKKLFKTLNQTWKATLTRETCSAQFMMQLSKRIGDSRKVHPEFFKQETRICQHVLPSFDALVADVALLEQDWRAPFCVLTHGDFNVDNLIYDGLEKRIYFIDLHRASYFDYVQDLSVLMVSIYRLQVLSGATRKRMMESAKEVYRFGRRFAKQQHDDTFEVRMAAGLARSFATSTRFIFDKKLATRMHLRSRYLLEKLARLTPEDAEKFTLPLKDLYFE, from the coding sequence ATGCCTTCGGTTACGAATTTGTCCGCTATACAAGAACATGTGTATTTTCTTCTCAATGAAGTTGAGACACATTGTCAGCTGGTGACTCAATTTTATACCTCTTGCTCAACCGATGTTTTGCCGCGTATCCGCAGTCGTCGCGGGTATGTGCAAACACTGCGAGAAAAGATCGATTTAGAAGCCGCAGGCCTATTGCAACGACGCAAAGCCAAGGGACGTTTTTATTCTCGTGTGAGTGCGATGCGTTCCCTTGCGGTGGCGTTGGACTCCCTGACCCAGTACTGTTTTGATTGTGTGCTAGAAGGAACGTTGGATAAACCCTATGAGCACCCTTCTGCAACGGCGTGCATCAAGCTTATGAAGAAGGTAAAGCGAAGCCTCGATTTAGTGAAGTTTGGTTTAGAGCAAGAGCCACGTCGCACTGGGATTAAGTTGGGCCGCCGCATTCAAAAATTACTGGCGAATTATGCGGCTTTGCAAGCCGATACCCTAAAAGTGAAGTTGACCCTAGGAGATGATGAGTTAAGAGCGTCGATTCTCAGCAATGTTTGCTTAAAACGTCTGATCGAACAGCTTAGTGTGGTGGCGGACGCGCTCATTAAATCTGATCTTGGCCAAGTTGCCAGCTTACAAAACTACCCTCATTTATTGGACAGTGCTGCCAACCTCAATTACGACCTTAGCGATTTAAAGGTGCGTCGTTTGGCTTTAACTCGTTCAGGTAGCGCTATTGCCGCGATTTCTCACAAAGACCAAAGTGGTCAAGAGGTGCTTGCTGTATATAAAGAAGGCGAACGCAGCAAAATCGAAGAGGAAGTGGCGGGCGTGAATCATTGGCGTGAGATTGATCCTAAGTTGGCCCCCTGTGTGTTAGCACAAGCCAATGAGGTGGGAGAACAATCTTCTTTGTTAATTGAGCATATTCCGGGAAAAACATTAGAAGCCTTGCTTCTGGGAGAAGACGAATCGGCCTTGTCGGAAGCCTTAAAGAAGCTTTTTAAAACCCTCAATCAAACCTGGAAAGCCACCTTGACGAGGGAAACCTGCTCAGCTCAATTCATGATGCAGTTGAGTAAGCGAATTGGTGACAGTCGTAAAGTACACCCAGAGTTTTTTAAACAAGAAACACGCATTTGCCAACATGTTTTGCCGAGTTTTGATGCGCTGGTGGCCGATGTGGCCTTGCTAGAACAAGACTGGCGAGCGCCTTTTTGTGTTCTCACCCATGGGGACTTTAACGTCGACAACTTGATTTATGACGGCTTGGAAAAACGCATTTATTTCATTGATCTGCATCGGGCAAGTTATTTCGATTATGTTCAAGATTTGTCCGTGCTGATGGTGTCTATTTACCGTTTGCAGGTGCTCAGTGGTGCCACTCGAAAACGTATGATGGAAAGTGCGAAAGAGGTGTATCGATTTGGTCGTCGTTTTGCTAAACAGCAACATGATGACACGTTTGAAGTACGCATGGCGGCGGGATTGGCTCGCTCTTTTGCTACTTCGACGCGCTTCATCTTTGATAAAAAATTGGCGACACGAATGCACTTAAGGTCGCGCTACTTATTGGAAAAACTGGCCAGACTGACGCCAGAAGACGCTGAAAAATTCACTTTACCGTTAAAGGATCTTTATTTTGAGTAA